The following proteins are encoded in a genomic region of Streptomyces lunaelactis:
- a CDS encoding CCA tRNA nucleotidyltransferase, translating into MPNANEDNPTALSQVQRRAVSELLRVSPVADDLARRFQEAGFSLALVGGSVRDALLGRLGNDLDFTTDARPEDVLKIIRPWADSVWEVGIAFGTVGAQKAARDGSADRLFQIEVTTYRSESYDRTSRKPEVSYGNSIEEDLVRRDFTVNAMAVALPEKEFIDPHGGLEDLAEGVLRTPGTPEESFSDDPLRMMRAARFAAQLDFEVAPEVVAAMKEMADRIEIVSAERVRDELNKLILSAHPRKGLGLLVDSGLADHVLPELPALRLESDEHHRHKDVYEHSLIVLEQAIDLEEDGPDLVLRLAALLHDIGKPRTRRFEKDGGVSFHHHEVVGAKMTKKRMAELKYSNDMVKDVSRLVELHLRFHGYGTGEWTDSAVRRYVRDAGPLLTRLHKLTRSDCTTRNKRKAGALSRAYDGLEERIAQLQEQEELDAIRPDLDGNQIQEVLGVGPSPVIGKAYAFLLELRLENGPMGRDAAVAALKEWWAEQG; encoded by the coding sequence GTGCCGAACGCCAATGAAGACAACCCCACTGCACTGAGCCAGGTGCAACGCCGCGCGGTGAGCGAACTGCTGCGGGTGTCCCCTGTCGCCGACGACCTTGCCCGCCGCTTCCAGGAGGCCGGGTTCAGTCTTGCCCTGGTCGGTGGCTCGGTCCGGGATGCGCTGCTCGGCCGGCTCGGCAACGACCTGGACTTCACGACGGACGCCCGCCCCGAGGACGTACTGAAGATCATCCGTCCGTGGGCGGACTCGGTCTGGGAGGTCGGGATCGCCTTCGGCACGGTCGGGGCTCAGAAGGCTGCCCGCGACGGAAGCGCTGATCGACTCTTCCAGATCGAGGTCACGACGTACCGCTCGGAGTCGTACGACAGGACCTCGCGCAAGCCAGAGGTGTCCTACGGCAACTCGATCGAGGAGGACCTCGTACGCCGTGACTTCACGGTGAACGCGATGGCCGTCGCGTTGCCGGAGAAGGAATTCATCGACCCGCACGGCGGTCTGGAGGACCTCGCCGAAGGCGTTCTGCGGACACCCGGTACGCCCGAGGAGTCCTTCTCCGACGACCCGCTGCGCATGATGCGGGCTGCTCGCTTCGCCGCGCAGCTGGACTTCGAGGTGGCGCCCGAGGTTGTCGCCGCGATGAAGGAGATGGCCGATCGCATCGAGATCGTCTCCGCCGAGCGGGTGCGCGACGAGCTCAACAAGCTGATCCTTTCCGCTCACCCACGCAAGGGTCTGGGGCTGCTGGTCGATTCGGGCCTGGCCGATCATGTGCTGCCCGAACTGCCGGCGCTGCGCCTGGAGAGCGACGAGCATCACCGGCACAAGGACGTGTACGAGCACTCCCTGATCGTTCTGGAACAGGCCATCGATCTGGAGGAGGACGGCCCGGACCTGGTACTGCGGCTCGCCGCGCTGCTCCATGACATCGGAAAGCCGCGGACGCGGCGCTTCGAGAAGGACGGCGGCGTCTCCTTCCACCACCACGAGGTGGTGGGCGCGAAGATGACCAAGAAGCGGATGGCCGAGCTCAAGTACTCCAACGACATGGTCAAGGACGTCTCGCGTCTGGTGGAGCTGCATCTGCGCTTCCATGGCTACGGGACCGGTGAGTGGACCGACTCGGCGGTGCGGCGGTATGTGCGCGATGCCGGACCGCTGCTGACCCGGCTGCACAAACTGACTCGCTCGGACTGCACCACGCGCAACAAGCGCAAGGCGGGCGCCCTCTCCCGCGCTTATGACGGACTGGAGGAGCGCATCGCGCAGCTTCAAGAGCAGGAGGAGCTGGACGCCATCAGGCCCGACCTGGACGGCAACCAGATCCAGGAGGTCCTGGGTGTGGGTCCTAGTCCGGTGATCGGGAAGGCGTATGCGTTCCTGCTGGAGCTGCGCCTGGAGAACGGTCCGATGGGGCGTGATGCGGCGGTCGCCGCGCTCAAGGAGTGGTGGGCAGAGCAGGGCTGA
- a CDS encoding PadR family transcriptional regulator — MSRRSGILEFAVLGLLREAPMHGYELRKRLNTSLGIFRAFSYGTLYPCLKTLVANGWLIEEPGSAPEDALAASLAGRRAKIVYRLTAEGKEHFEELLSHTGPDTWEDEHFAARFAFFGQTEREVRMRVLEGRRSRLEERLDKMRAGLTRTRERLDDYTLELQRHGMESVEREVRWLNELIESERAGRDKRQPSPESSAQQDNTPGATGGLPRHRGAESSGGTSPGPSTPPDPSDDTAK; from the coding sequence ATGAGCAGGCGCTCCGGCATCCTGGAATTCGCCGTGCTCGGTCTGCTCCGTGAAGCCCCGATGCACGGGTATGAGCTGCGGAAACGGCTCAATACCTCGCTGGGGATCTTCCGGGCCTTCAGTTACGGGACCCTCTACCCCTGCCTCAAGACGCTGGTCGCCAACGGCTGGTTGATCGAGGAGCCGGGCAGTGCTCCCGAGGATGCGCTCGCCGCTTCACTCGCTGGGCGCCGGGCCAAGATCGTCTACCGGTTGACGGCAGAAGGTAAGGAGCACTTCGAGGAGCTGCTCTCGCACACCGGCCCCGATACATGGGAGGACGAGCATTTCGCTGCTCGGTTCGCCTTCTTCGGGCAGACGGAGCGCGAGGTACGGATGCGGGTGCTGGAGGGCCGTCGCAGCCGGCTGGAGGAGCGTCTGGACAAGATGCGCGCCGGCCTGACCCGTACCCGCGAGCGCCTCGACGACTACACGCTTGAGCTGCAGCGACACGGCATGGAATCCGTGGAGCGCGAAGTGCGCTGGCTGAACGAGCTCATCGAGAGCGAGCGGGCGGGGCGGGATAAGCGACAGCCCTCCCCCGAGAGCTCAGCTCAGCAGGACAACACACCTGGAGCGACGGGCGGCCTGCCCCGGCACAGGGGTGCCGAGTCGTCCGGAGGTACATCCCCCGGACCCTCCACCCCGCCGGATCCGTCCGACGACACCGCCAAATGA
- a CDS encoding MFS transporter, translating to MPAVRDLRVLLRLTDFRRLLAVRLLSQSADGVYQVALATYVVFSPEKQTSPTAIASAMAVLLLPYSLIGPFAGVLLDRWQRRQVFLYGNLLRAFLACGTAVLILASVPDWLFYASALSVTGVNRFVLAGLSAALPRVVDADRLVMANSISPTAGTLAATAGGGLAFAVRLVSADSDAAVVLLGAALYLCAALASLRMARDLLGPEQELVQPRLAAALASTARGLTDGVRHLAERRTAARVLVAMTLMRFCYGALTVMVLMLCRYAWSETEPEGLALLGLAIAISGAGFFAAAVLTPWAVGRLGQFGWIVACAGTAAVLEPALGLPFAPTPILVAAFVLGLITQGAKITTDTVVQTSVDDAYRGRVFSLYDVLFNVAFVVAAAIAALMLPPDGRSVPLVVVVAVIYAVVAVMMARWNRVGAGL from the coding sequence ATGCCTGCCGTGCGTGATCTGCGCGTACTCCTGCGCCTGACCGACTTCCGCCGGCTGCTGGCGGTCCGGCTGCTCTCCCAGTCGGCCGACGGCGTCTACCAGGTGGCGCTCGCCACCTACGTGGTCTTCTCGCCGGAGAAGCAGACCTCGCCGACCGCTATCGCTTCCGCCATGGCCGTGCTGCTTCTCCCGTACTCGCTGATCGGCCCCTTCGCCGGCGTCCTGCTGGACCGCTGGCAGCGTAGGCAGGTCTTCCTGTACGGGAACCTGCTGCGGGCCTTCCTCGCCTGCGGCACCGCGGTGCTGATTCTCGCGTCCGTTCCCGACTGGCTCTTCTACGCCTCTGCTCTGTCCGTCACCGGGGTCAACCGCTTTGTCCTGGCCGGTCTCTCCGCCGCGCTGCCCCGAGTGGTCGACGCCGACCGGCTCGTGATGGCGAACTCCATCTCCCCGACGGCCGGTACCCTCGCCGCCACCGCGGGCGGCGGGCTCGCGTTCGCCGTCCGGCTGGTGTCCGCGGATTCCGATGCCGCGGTGGTGCTGCTCGGTGCCGCGCTCTATCTCTGCGCGGCGCTGGCTTCACTCCGGATGGCGCGCGACCTGCTCGGCCCCGAGCAGGAGTTGGTGCAGCCGCGGCTTGCCGCCGCACTGGCGTCCACGGCGCGCGGGCTGACGGACGGAGTGCGGCATCTGGCCGAGCGGCGGACGGCAGCCCGTGTGCTGGTCGCGATGACGCTGATGCGGTTCTGCTACGGCGCGCTGACCGTGATGGTCCTGATGCTCTGCCGGTACGCCTGGTCCGAGACCGAGCCGGAGGGCCTGGCCCTGCTCGGTCTGGCCATCGCCATCTCGGGCGCGGGCTTCTTCGCGGCTGCCGTACTGACCCCATGGGCGGTCGGCCGGCTCGGCCAGTTCGGCTGGATCGTCGCGTGCGCCGGGACAGCCGCCGTCCTCGAACCCGCCCTGGGGCTGCCATTCGCTCCTACACCGATACTCGTCGCCGCGTTCGTCCTGGGGCTCATCACCCAGGGAGCGAAGATCACCACGGACACGGTGGTACAGACATCGGTGGACGATGCCTACCGCGGAAGGGTCTTCTCCCTCTACGACGTGCTGTTCAACGTCGCCTTCGTGGTCGCTGCGGCAATCGCCGCACTGATGCTGCCTCCTGACGGCCGGTCGGTTCCCCTGGTTGTCGTGGTCGCGGTGATCTACGCGGTGGTCGCTGTAATGATGGCCCGTTGGAACCGAGTTGGGGCGGGGCTATAG
- a CDS encoding transglycosylase domain-containing protein has translation MSEHRRKPPQPPQGGGRAGARRAAQQPSGRRAAPSRGTTSGSPSVSSGEERPYGGRAEARRAAQRNGGGRGRVDEGAGAGHGGRGGGRRGGGGGGHDGPGRGRGGRPSKKRIIDYPRHNKYGWRRWVPSWKLVTGLCLGFIGSLMAAATIAYAMVEVPDQDKTAKAQNNVYYWADGKPMAATGGEINRQIIPIEKIPANMQNAVISAENKTFKDDSGIDPMGISRALLNMAKGGQTQGGSTITQQYVKNAMLGDQSQTLTRKFKELFISIRVGTDLDKPEIMAGYLNTSYYGRGAYGIQAAARTYYGKNADTLDAGECAFLASLLKGATYFDPAGAEDIDPAATAKANTERAIERRNWILDEMVKDGHLPAGERAKVAEFKMPDKPKKDAQLGGQVGYLVDLAKSNFLNSNPDMDATDLARGGYEIHTTFEKDKVDKLKAAVKKVQDANIKPEKRPKTDTFVQFGGASVNPKTGAIAAVYGGEDATKHFTNNANETGAQVGSTFKPFVLAAAMRDGVRDPELGEDQDSSERTIVDPDKAIYNGKNKLKIKKYDGSIWTNEEGKEWLQTNDGDESYKNINLREAMVHSANSPFVQLGMDIGIPEVRKAATDAGLLDSSLSKSNVPSFSIGISSPSAIRMAGAYSTFAANGEQRDPFSVTRVEYQGRTVYKHEDHAEQPFTSAVASNVTDVLRSVVDEPEGTGKNARLPGREVAGKTGTTDGNKSAWFVGYTPQLSTAIDMYRLDDNEKSKKREFLEMYGTGGQDKIHGASFPSEIWQAYMKEALKNTSPESFPDAEPIGEAYWGGGASSPPPTPSNTPSGTPSSTPSNTPSGTPSGSPDPSTSCDPWQDWTCDPTGGASGSNGNGGTTSGASGTPSISPSTTPTGTNGNGGGNGNGGFIGGSG, from the coding sequence ATGAGCGAGCACCGTCGCAAGCCGCCGCAGCCGCCGCAGGGTGGCGGGCGGGCAGGAGCCAGGCGCGCCGCCCAGCAGCCCTCTGGCCGCCGCGCAGCCCCGTCCCGGGGCACCACGTCAGGTTCCCCTTCCGTTTCGTCCGGCGAGGAGCGTCCGTACGGCGGTCGTGCCGAAGCCCGCCGTGCCGCCCAGCGCAACGGCGGTGGTCGCGGACGCGTTGACGAAGGCGCGGGCGCCGGCCACGGAGGCCGGGGCGGTGGCCGCCGTGGAGGCGGCGGTGGGGGCCATGACGGTCCCGGCCGCGGTCGCGGGGGGCGGCCGTCCAAGAAGCGGATCATCGACTACCCGCGCCACAACAAGTACGGCTGGCGCCGGTGGGTGCCGTCGTGGAAGCTCGTCACCGGGCTCTGCCTGGGTTTCATCGGCAGTCTGATGGCCGCCGCGACCATTGCGTACGCCATGGTGGAGGTTCCGGACCAGGACAAGACGGCCAAGGCACAGAACAACGTCTACTACTGGGCGGACGGCAAGCCGATGGCCGCCACCGGCGGCGAGATCAACCGGCAGATCATCCCGATCGAGAAGATCCCCGCGAACATGCAGAACGCGGTGATCTCGGCGGAGAACAAGACGTTCAAGGACGACTCGGGAATCGACCCGATGGGTATCAGCCGGGCCCTGCTGAACATGGCCAAGGGTGGGCAGACCCAGGGTGGCTCCACCATCACCCAGCAGTACGTGAAGAACGCGATGCTCGGCGACCAGTCCCAGACGCTGACGCGTAAGTTCAAGGAGCTGTTCATCTCCATAAGGGTCGGCACGGACCTGGACAAGCCGGAGATCATGGCCGGTTACCTGAACACCTCGTACTACGGACGCGGTGCCTACGGCATCCAGGCCGCGGCCCGTACGTACTACGGCAAGAACGCCGACACGCTGGACGCCGGAGAGTGCGCATTCCTCGCCTCGCTCCTGAAGGGTGCGACGTACTTCGACCCCGCCGGCGCCGAGGACATCGACCCCGCGGCGACGGCGAAGGCCAACACGGAACGCGCAATCGAGCGCCGGAACTGGATCCTCGACGAGATGGTCAAGGACGGTCACCTCCCGGCCGGGGAGCGGGCCAAGGTCGCTGAGTTCAAGATGCCTGACAAGCCCAAGAAGGACGCACAGCTGGGCGGTCAGGTCGGCTATCTGGTGGACCTTGCCAAGTCCAACTTCCTCAACAGCAACCCGGACATGGACGCCACCGACCTCGCCCGAGGCGGCTACGAGATCCACACGACCTTCGAGAAGGACAAGGTCGACAAGCTGAAGGCCGCGGTCAAGAAGGTCCAGGACGCCAACATCAAGCCCGAGAAGCGCCCGAAGACGGACACCTTCGTCCAGTTCGGTGGCGCCTCGGTCAACCCGAAGACCGGTGCCATCGCCGCCGTCTACGGCGGCGAGGACGCGACCAAGCACTTCACGAACAACGCGAACGAGACCGGTGCCCAGGTCGGATCGACGTTCAAGCCGTTCGTGCTGGCCGCCGCGATGCGGGACGGTGTCCGTGACCCCGAGCTCGGCGAGGACCAGGATTCGTCCGAGCGCACCATCGTCGACCCCGACAAGGCGATCTACAACGGCAAGAACAAGCTCAAGATCAAGAAGTACGACGGTTCCATCTGGACGAACGAGGAGGGAAAGGAGTGGCTTCAGACCAACGACGGTGACGAGTCGTACAAGAACATCAACCTGCGGGAAGCCATGGTCCACTCCGCCAACTCGCCCTTCGTGCAGCTGGGCATGGACATCGGCATCCCGGAGGTCAGAAAGGCGGCCACGGACGCCGGTCTGCTCGACTCGTCCTTGTCCAAGTCGAACGTCCCGTCCTTCTCGATCGGTATCTCTTCTCCCAGCGCCATCCGCATGGCCGGCGCCTACTCGACCTTCGCGGCCAACGGCGAGCAGCGTGACCCGTTCTCCGTCACACGGGTCGAGTACCAGGGCAGGACGGTTTACAAGCACGAGGACCACGCCGAGCAGCCCTTCACGTCAGCCGTTGCGAGCAATGTGACCGACGTGCTCAGGTCTGTCGTCGACGAGCCCGAAGGCACCGGCAAGAACGCCCGGCTCCCCGGCAGGGAGGTCGCCGGCAAGACCGGTACGACCGACGGAAACAAGTCGGCCTGGTTCGTCGGCTACACGCCGCAGCTGTCGACCGCCATCGACATGTACCGGCTCGACGACAACGAGAAGAGCAAGAAGCGCGAGTTCCTCGAGATGTACGGCACCGGCGGCCAGGACAAGATCCACGGTGCTTCGTTCCCCTCCGAGATCTGGCAGGCCTACATGAAGGAAGCGCTCAAGAACACGAGCCCCGAGTCCTTCCCCGATGCTGAGCCGATCGGTGAGGCCTACTGGGGCGGCGGCGCGTCCAGCCCGCCCCCCACACCGTCGAACACGCCGTCCGGCACCCCGTCCTCGACGCCGTCGAACACCCCGTCCGGCACCCCGTCGGGCTCTCCTGACCCGAGCACGTCATGTGATCCGTGGCAGGACTGGACCTGCGACCCCACGGGCGGAGCCAGTGGCAGCAACGGCAATGGCGGAACCACCAGCGGCGCCTCTGGCACACCCTCGATCAGTCCGTCGACGACACCAACAGGAACCAACGGCAACGGTGGGGGCAATGGCAACGGAGGCTTCATCGGAGGCTCCGGGTAG
- a CDS encoding glycosyltransferase family 87 protein, with product MPSAKETSVYQDRPDVRPTRQDPIAASGSELIGGPAGRFAWRGSSGWLNPVRVIALVAIGMFALGMVQKMPCYNWAWFRGTSSQYTHACYSDIPHLYLGRGFSEGLIPYFDRLPGDMEYLEYPVLTGLFMQVASWLDLAGGSMQNQEQMYWMVNAGLLMICTAIIAVCVARTHRRRPWDALLVALAPAFALTATINWDLLAVALTAAAMLMWSRGRVLAFGILIGLATAAKLYPVLLLGPLLLLCWRAGKWREFATAALGAAGAWLVVNLPVMLLAPEGWKKFYTFSQERQVDFGSFWLIITQRTGEPMEVESVNTYATLLMLLACAGIAALTLSAPRRPRFAQLAFLVVAAFIVTNKVYSPQYVLWLIPLAALARPRWRDFLIWQACEVMYFLGIWMYLAYTTSPKHQGLPPEGYQVAIALHLLGTLYLCAVVVRDILMPERDGVRKDGSDDPSGGVLDGADDVFVLGQAAHPPRHAAHALEGPRVEWGTRSQDPGN from the coding sequence ATGCCCAGCGCAAAAGAGACCAGCGTGTACCAGGACCGGCCGGACGTACGCCCCACGCGGCAGGACCCCATCGCCGCGTCCGGCAGCGAGCTGATCGGCGGGCCCGCCGGTCGCTTCGCCTGGCGCGGCAGCAGCGGCTGGCTCAATCCCGTACGTGTCATCGCACTGGTGGCGATCGGCATGTTTGCGCTCGGCATGGTGCAGAAGATGCCCTGTTACAACTGGGCCTGGTTCCGAGGCACCAGCTCCCAGTACACACACGCCTGTTACTCCGACATTCCGCACCTCTACCTCGGGCGTGGCTTCTCGGAGGGTCTCATTCCGTACTTCGACCGGCTGCCCGGCGATATGGAGTACCTCGAGTACCCCGTTCTGACGGGTCTGTTCATGCAGGTGGCTTCGTGGCTCGATCTGGCCGGCGGCTCCATGCAGAACCAGGAGCAGATGTACTGGATGGTCAACGCAGGCCTGCTGATGATCTGCACCGCGATCATCGCCGTCTGTGTGGCCCGTACGCACCGTCGCCGGCCCTGGGACGCGCTGCTGGTGGCTCTGGCACCCGCGTTCGCGCTCACCGCCACCATCAACTGGGATCTGCTGGCCGTGGCGCTCACCGCCGCCGCGATGCTGATGTGGTCGCGCGGCCGGGTACTGGCTTTCGGCATCCTCATCGGGCTGGCGACCGCCGCCAAGCTCTACCCCGTGCTGCTGCTCGGGCCGCTGCTGCTGCTGTGCTGGCGGGCGGGTAAATGGCGAGAGTTCGCCACTGCGGCGCTCGGCGCGGCAGGCGCTTGGCTGGTCGTGAATCTGCCCGTGATGCTGCTGGCGCCGGAGGGGTGGAAGAAGTTCTACACCTTCAGCCAGGAGCGGCAGGTCGACTTCGGCTCGTTCTGGCTGATCATCACGCAGCGTACGGGTGAGCCCATGGAAGTCGAGTCGGTGAACACCTACGCGACGCTGCTGATGCTGCTTGCCTGTGCGGGCATCGCCGCGCTGACGCTCAGCGCGCCGCGGCGGCCCCGTTTCGCGCAGCTCGCCTTCCTGGTCGTCGCCGCGTTCATCGTCACCAACAAGGTCTACTCACCGCAGTACGTACTGTGGCTGATTCCGCTCGCCGCGCTGGCCAGGCCGCGCTGGCGGGACTTCCTGATCTGGCAGGCCTGCGAGGTCATGTACTTCCTGGGGATCTGGATGTACCTCGCGTACACGACCAGCCCCAAGCACCAGGGGCTGCCGCCCGAGGGCTACCAGGTGGCGATCGCCCTGCATCTGCTGGGGACGCTGTACCTGTGCGCGGTGGTCGTGCGGGACATCCTGATGCCGGAGCGGGACGGCGTACGCAAGGACGGGTCGGACGACCCGTCGGGCGGTGTGCTCGACGGAGCCGACGACGTCTTCGTACTGGGGCAGGCGGCGCATCCGCCACGGCACGCCGCGCACGCCCTGGAGGGGCCGCGGGTGGAGTGGGGGACGCGTTCCCAGGATCCTGGGAACTAG
- a CDS encoding inositol-3-phosphate synthase — MGSVRVAIVGVGNCAASLVQGVEYYKDADPTVKVPGLMHVQFGDYHISDIEFVAAFDVDAKKVGLDLADAIGASENNTIKICDVPNSGVTVQRGHTLDGLGKYYRETIEESAEAPVDIVQTLKDKQVDVLICYLPVGSEAAAKFYAQCAIDAKVAFVNALPVFIAGTKEWADKFTEAGVPIVGDDIKSQVGATITHRVMAKLFEDRGVRLERTMQLNVGGNMDFKNMLERDRLESKKISKTQSVTSQIRDRDLGADNVHIGPSDYVAWLDDRKWAYVRLEGRAFGDVPLSLEYKLEVWDSPNSAGVIIDALRAAKIAKDRGIGGPILSASSYFMKSPPVQYFDDEALENVEKFIKGEVER; from the coding sequence ATGGGTTCGGTTCGCGTAGCCATCGTCGGCGTGGGCAACTGCGCCGCCTCGCTGGTGCAGGGCGTCGAGTACTACAAGGACGCCGACCCCACCGTCAAGGTGCCGGGTCTGATGCACGTCCAGTTCGGCGACTACCACATCTCTGACATCGAGTTCGTGGCCGCCTTCGACGTGGACGCCAAGAAGGTCGGCCTCGACCTTGCGGACGCCATCGGCGCCAGCGAGAACAACACCATCAAGATCTGCGACGTGCCGAACTCCGGCGTGACCGTTCAGCGCGGCCACACCCTCGACGGCCTGGGCAAGTACTACCGCGAGACCATCGAGGAGTCTGCCGAGGCGCCGGTCGACATCGTCCAGACCCTCAAGGACAAGCAGGTCGACGTCCTGATCTGCTACCTGCCCGTCGGTTCCGAGGCCGCTGCGAAGTTCTACGCACAGTGCGCCATCGACGCCAAGGTCGCCTTCGTCAACGCTCTCCCGGTCTTCATCGCCGGTACCAAGGAGTGGGCGGACAAGTTCACCGAGGCGGGCGTCCCGATCGTCGGTGACGACATCAAGTCGCAGGTCGGCGCCACCATCACGCACCGTGTGATGGCGAAGCTCTTCGAGGACCGCGGTGTCCGCCTCGAGCGCACCATGCAGCTGAACGTCGGCGGCAACATGGACTTCAAGAACATGCTCGAGCGTGACCGTCTGGAGTCCAAGAAGATCTCCAAGACGCAGTCCGTCACCTCGCAGATCCGCGACCGTGACCTGGGCGCCGACAACGTCCACATCGGCCCGTCGGACTACGTGGCCTGGCTGGACGACCGCAAGTGGGCGTACGTGCGCCTCGAGGGCCGCGCGTTCGGCGATGTCCCGCTGAGCCTTGAGTACAAGCTCGAGGTGTGGGACTCCCCGAACTCGGCGGGTGTCATCATCGACGCCCTGCGCGCCGCGAAGATCGCCAAGGACCGGGGCATCGGCGGCCCGATCCTCTCCGCGTCCTCGTACTTCATGAAGTCCCCGCCGGTGCAGTACTTCGACGACGAAGCCCTCGAGAACGTAGAGAAGTTCATCAAGGGCGAGGTCGAGCGCTAA